In one Gossypium hirsutum isolate 1008001.06 chromosome D09, Gossypium_hirsutum_v2.1, whole genome shotgun sequence genomic region, the following are encoded:
- the LOC107892387 gene encoding MDIS1-interacting receptor like kinase 2 isoform X2: MAPSLTISVILGVLWATILLSFATTVTAAYPSPLESEAIALLESRWWSNHSSNTSQRCQWPGITCNTAESITQINLSDAPNIEVGDRFGKLNFSSFPNLVLLDLSDHQLRGKIPHQIGDLSALKYLDLSNCGLSGCLLFSRFKLKNNHVNVQPTKNVDLCSIWNYDGKIAYEDIVAATEDFDFRYCIGVGGYGSVYKAELSCGKVVALKKLHHLEAENPTFDRSFRNEIKFLSEIRHRNIVKLHGFCLHRRSMFLIYEYMEKGSLFCNLRDEVNAVEMDWTKRVEIIKGIAHALSYLHHDCCPPIVHRDMSSNNVLLNSSFEAFVADFGTARMLDLDSSYQTIIVGTCGYVAPELAYTMIVTEKCDVYSFGVVALEILMGKHPEEMLSWLSSPTSLVNMKLIDVLDNRLPLPTSQLVTQNLVHVATLAFACLNPQPKSRPTMKEVCEEFLSRHTSLGIPLRMISLLQLMNREMHIGGKTKTCGV; the protein is encoded by the exons GAGTCCGAAGCCATAGCTCTGCTAGAAAGCAGGTGGTGGAGTAACCATAGCAGCAATACTTCACAACGTTGCCAGTGGCCTGGTATAACCTGCAACACTGCTGAAAGCATCACCCAAATTAACTTATCTGATGCGCCCAACATTGAGGTTGGAGATAGATTTGGGAAACTGAATTTCTCTTCATTTCCAAATCTTGTCCTTCTTGATCTTAGTGATCATCAACTTAGAGGAAAAATCCCGCATCAGATAGGTGATCTATCAGCATTGAAGTACCTTGACTTGTCCAATTGTGGTTTATCTG GATGTTTGCTATTTTCACGGTTTAAGCTCAAGAATAACCATGTCAACGTACAACCAACCAAGAATGTGGATTTGTGTTCCATATGGAACTATGATGGAAAGATAGCATACGAGGATATCGTTGCAGCAACAGAGGATTTCGACTTCCGATACTGTATTGGAGTTGGTGGTTATGGTAGTGTTTACAAAGCAGAACTCTCTTGTGGTAAAGTAGTTGCTTTGAAGAAACTTCACCATTTAGAAGCCGAAAATCCAACTTTTGACAGGAGTTTCAGGAACGAGATCAAGTTTCTATCAGAAATACGACATCGAAACATTGTGAAGCTTCACGGGTTTTGTCTACACCGACGATCCATGTTTTTGATCTATGAATACATGGAAAAAGGGAGTTTGTTCTGCAACCTAAGGGATGAAGTGAATGCTGTGGAAATGGATTGGACGAAAAGAGTAGAGATCATCAAAGGCATAGCACATGCTTTGTCTTACTTGCACCATGATTGCTGCCCTCCGATAGTTCATCGAGACATGTCAAGTAACAATGTTCTTTTAAACTCAAGTTTTGAGGCCTTTGTGGCCGACTTTGGAACAGCTAGAATGTTGGATCTTGATTCATCTTATCAGACCATTATTGTCGGAACTTGTGGCTACGTAGCTCCAG AACTTGCTTATACAATGATTGTCACCGAAAAATGCGATGTTTATAGTTTTGGAGTGGTAGCACTGGAAATATTGATGGGAAAGCATCCTGAAGAAATGTTATCATGGTTGTCATCACCAACTTCTTTGGTAAATATGAAGCTGATTGATGTGTTAGACAACCGTTTACCACTTCCAACAAGCCAACTAGTTACacaaaatcttgttcatgttgctACACTGGCTTTCGCTTGCTTAAATCCACAACCGAAGTCCCGACCAAcaatgaaggaagtgtgtgaagagtTCCTTTCTCGCCATACATCCTTGGGAATTCCTCTTCGGATGATCTCTTTGTTACAACTCATGAACCGTGAAATGCATATTGGAGGCAAAACTAAAACTTGTGGTGTTTGA
- the LOC107892387 gene encoding MDIS1-interacting receptor like kinase 2 isoform X1: MSYNGNINGSIPPQLGNLKNLVTLNLRQCGIVGPIPSALGQLINLQSLILSGNQINGSIPLEIGYLRNLTYLSLSNNRIVGPIPSALGQLTSLQSLILWGNQINGSIPLEIGYLRNLTCLDLYNSRLVDSIPITLYQLTNLEILYLDNNQLQGSIPSCVGSLSKMQYLSLDSNLLKGPIPQEICNLANLTSLYLSQNKLTGSIPSCIGSLSKMQYLRLDSNLLKGPIPQEICNLANLTSLYLSQNKLTGSIPSCIGSLSKMQYSSLTSNLLKGPIPQEICDLANLTSLYLSQNKLTGSIPSCIGSLSKLQYLSLASNLLKGSIPKEIGKLFDLSNLNLSFNQLSGPIPILSATHLYIVDAGNGCQKIFPDPFEGNSDLSPYMCPTPVTKKANSSRIPYHFKIFLPIAIFFTISILGCLLFSRFKLKNNHVNVQPTKNVDLCSIWNYDGKIAYEDIVAATEDFDFRYCIGVGGYGSVYKAELSCGKVVALKKLHHLEAENPTFDRSFRNEIKFLSEIRHRNIVKLHGFCLHRRSMFLIYEYMEKGSLFCNLRDEVNAVEMDWTKRVEIIKGIAHALSYLHHDCCPPIVHRDMSSNNVLLNSSFEAFVADFGTARMLDLDSSYQTIIVGTCGYVAPELAYTMIVTEKCDVYSFGVVALEILMGKHPEEMLSWLSSPTSLVNMKLIDVLDNRLPLPTSQLVTQNLVHVATLAFACLNPQPKSRPTMKEVCEEFLSRHTSLGIPLRMISLLQLMNREMHIGGKTKTCGV; the protein is encoded by the exons ATGTCCTATAATGGTAATATTAATGGTTCCATCCCTCCACAATTGGGGAACCTAAAGAACCTCGTGACTTTAAACTTAAGGCAATGTGGAATTGTTGGTCCAATCCCTTCTGCTTTGGGTCAATTAATCAATCTCCAATCTCTGATCCTTTCGGGGAACCAAATCAATGGATCTATCCCATTAGAAATTGGATATTTGAGAAATTTGACTTATTTGAGTCTCTCCAACAATAGAATTGTTGGTCCAATCCCTTCTGCTTTAGGTCAATTAACCAGTCTCCAATCTCTGATCCTTTGGGGGAACCAAATCAATGGATCTATCCCATTAGAAATTGGATATTTGAGAAATTTGACTTGTTTGGATCTCTACAACAGTAGACTTGTCGATTCAATACCAATTACTCTGTACCAATTAACCAATTTGGAAATTTTGTACCTTGATAATAACCAACTTCAAGGTTCAATCCCTTCTTGTGTTGGTAGTTTATCAAAGATGCAGTACTTAAGCCTTGATTCTAATCTATTAAAAGGTCCTATTCCCCAAGAAATTTGTAATCTAGCAAATTTAACTTCATTGTACCTCTCCCAAAACAAATTGACAGGTTCAATCCCTTCTTGTATTGGTAGCTTATCAAAGATGCAGTACTTAAGACTTGATTCTAATCTATTAAAAGGTCCTATTCCCCAAGAAATTTGTAATCTAGCAAATTTAACTTCATTGTACCTCTCCCAAAACAAATTGACTGGTTCAATCCCTTCTTGTATTGGTAGTTTATCAAAGATGCAGTACTCAAGCCTTACTTCTAATCTATTAAAAGGTCCTATTCCCCAAGAAATTTGTGATCTAGCAAATTTAACTTCGTTGTACCTCTCCCAAAATAAATTGACTGGTTCAATCCCTTCTTGTATTGGTAGTTTATCAAAGTTGCAGTACTTAAGCCTTGCTTCTAATCTATTAAAAGGTTCTATCCCAAAAGAAATTGGCAAGCTTTTTGATCTATCAAATCTAAACCTTAGCTTCAACCAACTCTCAGGTCCTATCCCTATCTTGTCTGCTACTCATCTCTACATTGTCGACGCTGGAAATGGTTGTCAAAAGATTTTTCCCGATCCATTTGAAGGCAATAGTGATTTATCACCCTATATGTGTCCTACTCCAGTTACCAAAAAAGCCAACAGCAGCAGAATTCCTTACCATTTCAAAATATTCCTCCCTATTGCGATCTTCTTCACAATCTCCATTTTAGGATGTTTGCTATTTTCACGGTTTAAGCTCAAGAATAACCATGTCAACGTACAACCAACCAAGAATGTGGATTTGTGTTCCATATGGAACTATGATGGAAAGATAGCATACGAGGATATCGTTGCAGCAACAGAGGATTTCGACTTCCGATACTGTATTGGAGTTGGTGGTTATGGTAGTGTTTACAAAGCAGAACTCTCTTGTGGTAAAGTAGTTGCTTTGAAGAAACTTCACCATTTAGAAGCCGAAAATCCAACTTTTGACAGGAGTTTCAGGAACGAGATCAAGTTTCTATCAGAAATACGACATCGAAACATTGTGAAGCTTCACGGGTTTTGTCTACACCGACGATCCATGTTTTTGATCTATGAATACATGGAAAAAGGGAGTTTGTTCTGCAACCTAAGGGATGAAGTGAATGCTGTGGAAATGGATTGGACGAAAAGAGTAGAGATCATCAAAGGCATAGCACATGCTTTGTCTTACTTGCACCATGATTGCTGCCCTCCGATAGTTCATCGAGACATGTCAAGTAACAATGTTCTTTTAAACTCAAGTTTTGAGGCCTTTGTGGCCGACTTTGGAACAGCTAGAATGTTGGATCTTGATTCATCTTATCAGACCATTATTGTCGGAACTTGTGGCTACGTAGCTCCAG AACTTGCTTATACAATGATTGTCACCGAAAAATGCGATGTTTATAGTTTTGGAGTGGTAGCACTGGAAATATTGATGGGAAAGCATCCTGAAGAAATGTTATCATGGTTGTCATCACCAACTTCTTTGGTAAATATGAAGCTGATTGATGTGTTAGACAACCGTTTACCACTTCCAACAAGCCAACTAGTTACacaaaatcttgttcatgttgctACACTGGCTTTCGCTTGCTTAAATCCACAACCGAAGTCCCGACCAAcaatgaaggaagtgtgtgaagagtTCCTTTCTCGCCATACATCCTTGGGAATTCCTCTTCGGATGATCTCTTTGTTACAACTCATGAACCGTGAAATGCATATTGGAGGCAAAACTAAAACTTGTGGTGTTTGA